Genomic segment of Microtus ochrogaster isolate Prairie Vole_2 linkage group LG5, MicOch1.0, whole genome shotgun sequence:
GAGCCAGGAGTCTacccagggaaggaggaaatgagccATGAGCAGGGTAACTAGGTCAGCAGCAATGCAGGCCTCCTTCTGAGTTCTGGAGTCTGTTTCTTGGGTCTTTAATGATGAGAAGACCCAGCCCAAGGACCCCAAATGTATGACACAAAGCCCAGAGCAATGACTTCAAATCTATACCTGAGCCCAAATTCAGATTTAAGGCTCAGGCCTCACAGTGCAGGCCTTAGAATCAAGAGCCTCGGGACccaacaaaaagataaaacaaccCATTTGTATGTGAAAGCAGAAATGACTCTTTGCTCTCTGCCCAGCTTTGGGCCAGGGTCATGGTTGGCCAAGTAGCCCTGACCATTGAACCTCCAGGGTATAATCTGAGGCATATACTGCAGTTTGGGGCAGGGTCTGGGGCTGTCTTGTTCAGCTACTGTCTTCTTCCCCAAGTGTTCCTACCCAGCCAGGCACTGTGCACCATCCTTTGGATACTGGCATAGACTATTCCCCACCATGGCCAGGGAGGCATGGGCTGGAAGTATGGACGCCCGTAATTGTAgccagctgggggagggggtggactTGGCTATAAATACTCAGAAGGCTGCTAAGCGCCTGCAGCTGTGGCCCGCAGGCTGCGGTGGGCtctgggggttgggggaagtCAGGCATGGTCTAAATCTCTTTGCTGAGCCCAACTCCTTGGCctccagagggagaaaggaggcagcaaTGTTTGTGGAACAGATAAAATCTGTTCTTAATTTAATGAGGGGCAGGCTTAAGATGGCAGAGCTGGACAGCCCCCTGGGAGGATGATGGCCACCCTTTAGGAGAGGGGCACAGCCCTGACACCGTGAGCATGGTGGATACGGAGGAATGCTACCCAGTTGATCCTGGGGAGCAAGATTTATCATAGTTCCATCTCCTCACAAAGCAGGGGTCAGTTATGACTGAGGGAGTGAAACTCTGACTCAGGAAACCTAAATCACCCAGGATCTGAGCAAGGACAGTGGgggctagcacttgggaggattaGAAGTTCCTGTGAGGTGACCCTGTCAGCACTCAAGTGATTCATACAAAAGGAAGTCCCCTGGGCATCCCTCCTGCCCTTGCCATCATAGGTCAAGAGCTGCCTTTCGTTTCCTCCTGTATGGTTGGGAAAGCGAGGCTCAGGAAGGAACTTGTCCAGTCTTGGGGGACTAATGACAGCAATGGAACTAAAACTCAGGTTCCTTAAATACCAAAGGATGGAGTAAGACCGAGAAACAGTTTAATTatggagagagaatgggaagataGAAAAGACAACCATCCTGTGCCTCCCCCAAACGGATCAGTGAGCCACACCAGACTGCCACCAGGGGCTGCGGGAACAGACCTGGGAGCAGGTGTGGCGGTCAAGGCCAGAGGAAACTGGAGCTCTGCAGAGTAGCTGCAGCTAGATGGGGCCAGGAAGGAGCCCACTGGCTCTCAGGCTCCCTTGACCTTACAGCCCCAGCAGGTGTGGCTGGGCAGGTGCCAGGAAACAGTGGGCACAGgtggcagagaagaaagggaaggcaggagggaagacAGCTGCCCAGACTGTCTGGGCACAGTCCACATCCCACCGTCTGGAGAGCAGGGAGAATGTGACCGATGTGGCCTGCTACAGAATTTTTAAGCCTGTGGGTCAAACATACCTGTGCCCAAACTCCATTTTCTCAGGGCCAACTTAGAAGTGGAGGCACTAGAAGGCTTGCAGGTGGGACCAAGGGTCAGATACTCGGGACCTGAGAGACAGTCCCCACCGCATGGAGTCGCATGGAAAATTGTCTGCTCCCGTGCGGCTCCTGGTGCTTTCCCCAACCCTGGGTACATGACACATCAGGTCTAGCTTCAAGTGGCACCCCTTCTCGAGCCGATGAGGACACCTGTGGCCTAGTCCTTGCCTCCCTCTCCTGCAGCAAGCATCTAGCTCCTCTTTGCAGGGCTGAGCCTGGGTGGTCCTAACGAAAAGCTCTCCCCGGAGCCTACAGCTCTCCCTGGCCGACTTCTGAGAATCTAGGGATAAAAATGCCGTTTCCCACTCCTGCCTGCACGGAGCCCCGGCTGAGCCTCGGAGCTAGAGTTGGAATCCTCCTCCCAGGCCCTCCGATGAGGCTCCGAGTCACCTGACCTGAGCAGGGGAAGGACTGAGTGCCAGCAGCAGGAATCCAATATTTACTGGGCAGGGGAGGGTCAGGGAATAGCTAGGGCAGGCTGGGCAGAGGAGCCAGGGTGGCACCTAAGAAGAGGCAGCTGGTCCTTCACCATGTTCACTGCTATCTCCCTCTCTGCAGGAAAAGAAGGGGCAGGAGGTGCAGAAGGGACCAGCTGTGGAGATCGCAAAACTGGACAAACTGCTAAACCTTGTGAGGGAAGTAAAAAGCAAAGCCTGAGAGACTGGCCCCAGGCCCTGCCCTGCTTTTAGAATCCAACATGTCCAGCCCTTTGCCTGGGTACCAGGGTGCCTAAGCACTAGGGATGCTTAAGTTCCTCACTTTGATCAAGTCCCAGTATTTGCTTTCCTCGATCTACTTCTTAAGATCACAGCACCTTTTCCCGTGACTTGACCCTCAACCTCCATTGCACTCCCTTTACCCAAATAAACCTGTTTGAAAACTCACCTCgtccctttgatttttttctatcacaCAGCCCCCAAGAAGAGGAGAAGTCTCAGAGTAAGCCATAGTTCCATTTATTATCCAACAATCAGTGGGAGGACCGGAGAAGGGGCCCAGCCCGGACACCCTCCCGTTATTGCCATGGGTTCCAGTTTGCTTCCCCAGCCTAGAGAGCCCAGAGGCCCTGAGCTTAGGGAGCTAAACAGCCCTTGGCCCTTGGGATGGAGCAGAGTCCAGATGGCCCTGACCCTAGCACCAACTCCTAACCCCCCACTCCAGGTCTGTCTCTGAAGGGCTACTCAGGGCTTTCTGAGTCAGGCTGGCTACAGTCTAGGCTGCTGGGTCCAGCTTCAAATAGACTGGACTCTAAATTCTGGATCCCAGACTGGCTGAACTGGATCAGACGCCACACTCTGACTCTGGTACACTCAGGTCCAGGACTCCAGGGTAGGCCAGGTGCCTTCAGGGCTGCAGCAGGTAGCTGCCTTCATGGCTAGGCTTCTGGGGGGGTGGTGCCTTCTCAGGACAGGGGCCAGGGCTGGAGTTGGGACTGGATTCTGAGAGAGAATCGACGTCAGTAGAACGAGAGTGGCAGGCCCAGCAGAGAATGACCCAAAGCAGTAGCAGCAAGAAGCCTACAAGGCCGTTGCAGACGATGGCGATGAGGGCCCCCTGGGAGATGGCTGCCCCCATGACAGGCAGCACCCTCAGGCCAGCGCAGTTTGCAGAGCTGCCTCAACGGCAAGGCCCATGCCGAGGCACAACTCTGGTATGGCCGACGTTCCAAGGAGGCTGTCCTGTCCACACACAATGATTCCTGGGCAGTGGAGATGCCCACATGCAGTCCAGAGCCTGGGGAAGTACAGAGGAAAGtagagggaggtgaggaggaagaagtgggCAGAAGCCTAAGGGGACagctcccctctcccacctctgGCCTCTCAGGCAGAGGGCACTGAGTCCCAGCAGGCTCAAGTACCTCCATCCTCGGGCCTGGCTCTGAGCACCTGGTGCTGTGGCACGGCCAGAGTGGGCAGACAGTAGTAGGCAGGCAGCCTTTATCTCATTTTCTTCGGAACTGGTGGGTATAGCCTAGCCCTGCCCACCAAGCCTCTAGCTTTCAGACATGCTGTTGGTGGGCGGGACTGAGGTGGGCCAaggcccaggaggaagaggaTTATGACCATCATTGTAGAGGCTAGGGCATCCTCTCTTTCCCAAGGCTGCAGTAAGCCAGTCCAGGAAACCTGCAGAGGTGCCAGCTCGCACAGAATGGAACTTTGTGGAGGCCCTGGCAGGAATGTGTGGGTCTTGTATATCCAGGGCTGTGTGCCGAGGTGTGCCTTTCCCTGGAACTTTGCCTTCTCCCTGggtcaggtgtgtgtgtctgaacgttacaccttccttcctgcctctctgtcccTTGATGGATCTGCATCCTTGTCCCTCCATACCTACCTCTGTGAAGGTGTGtggctgtctgtctctgtgtccctatCTCAGAGTGTTTTgagtgtttcatgtgtgtgtctcaTTTCTCCACCAGTCTGTCTCTGTGAATCTCTCTTTTCACGACTCTATgcccctctgctctctgccctttctccatGGGGTCGGCATCTGTGGTTCTGTGCGTCTCgcatgtgtctctgtctttgtctatcTCTCCTCCAAGCTATGTCTCTTGTCTCCGTGTGGGTCACTGTCTCTTCATCTCCGTTCAGGATCTCTGTATCTCGACCCCCTGCCCGTAGGGGAGCACCCCCCTCCCTTACCTGAGTTAAGCCCGGTGCGCGCCCGAGGGAGGGTCCGGGGCAGCGGGATGCTCAGCGCCGACTGAGGCTCGAAAGCCTGCGGGCGGGGGGcggtgggaggtgggaggcgggCAAGGGCGACGTCCACTCCCCGGGCCCTCCCCCTGNNNNNNNNNNNNNNNNNNNNNNNNNNNNNNNNNNNNNNNNNNNNNNNNNNNNNNNNNNNNNNNNNNNNNNNNNNNNNNNNNNNNNNNNNNNNNNNNNNNNNNNNNNNNNNNNNNNNNNNNNNNNNNNNNNNNNNNNNNNNNNNNNNNNNNNNNNNNNNNNNNNNNNNNNNNNNNNNNNNGGCGGCGGCTGGAGCTTCGAGGAGTTCGGCTGGGCTCGGCTGAGTTCGGCTGGGTTCGACTGGGCTCGGCTACGGCGGGAGGGAGTCGGCTGAGCTCGGCGGAGCTCGGCGGGCAGCACAAACAGCGAAGAGCCCCGCCTCGTGAGTGGCCAGCGGCCTGCGGCCCTTCGGGGGCGGGGCCATCGCTGTGCCGCTGCCGCCGTTCAATTGGCTGGTCGGGCCAAGTTCCCGCACCATTGGTTGTGCTCTGGGGTGGGACACGACTGTCCTGGtgcaggagaaaaggagggaggggcggAGGGGGGTGGcgagagtggtggtggtgggggatgaAGGGGCCACTTTGTTTTGATTCATCCCTTGAGGGTGGAGGGCCAGGCTCACCTTTTTGGGGATTTCTTGCACCTTCCACACCTGGAATGCACCCCAGGCGTCCACCCCTCCATATCTGGGAGAAGTCTGTCCCTGTTATCTGGAAAAAGTCCACGCGTCTCCACACCtgaccctcctcccccccttATCTTCCTACACCGCCCGTGCCCACTCCGCATCATCTCCTATGGATTGCCCCTAAGAACAGTGTGACCTCTGGCAACACAAGACCTTTGTTGCGTTTTACTGATTTCTCACCCAGTGTTGGTCAGGAGCTTGTGCTTTGCTTGCTGGAGAGACACCTGAAGAATGGTTCAGGGAGCCTGAGACACCTGAAGAATGGCTCA
This window contains:
- the Enho gene encoding adropin, which codes for MGAAISQGALIAIVCNGLVGFLLLLLWVILCWACHSRSTDVDSLSESSPNSSPGPCPEKAPPPQKPSHEGSYLLQP